The Streptomyces sp. NBC_01275 genome has a segment encoding these proteins:
- a CDS encoding OB-fold nucleic acid binding domain-containing protein, protein MSAVPRSEKPVGRFRRMLDRLSSSQEDLESEELREDAETAGCTRIGDCQDRQIVTVTGTLRTVTLRPRAGVPALEAELFDGSAALDVVWLGRRSIVGIEPGRRLIASGRVSMSRGRRVLFNPKYELRPLGRE, encoded by the coding sequence ATGAGTGCTGTTCCTCGTTCCGAAAAGCCGGTGGGCCGGTTCCGGCGCATGCTCGACCGGCTCTCCTCGTCGCAGGAGGACCTGGAGTCCGAGGAGCTGCGCGAGGACGCCGAGACGGCCGGCTGCACCCGGATCGGAGACTGCCAGGACCGACAGATCGTCACGGTTACTGGTACGTTGCGCACGGTCACCCTGCGGCCGCGCGCCGGAGTTCCGGCCCTGGAGGCCGAGCTGTTCGACGGCAGCGCCGCGCTGGACGTGGTGTGGCTGGGCAGGCGCTCCATCGTGGGGATAGAACCGGGGCGCAGGCTCATAGCGTCGGGCCGGGTCTCCATGAGCCGGGGCCGCCGCGTGCTGTTCAACCCGAAGTACGAACTGAGACCCCTTGGTAGGGAGTAG